The proteins below come from a single Beutenbergia cavernae DSM 12333 genomic window:
- the nirB gene encoding nitrite reductase large subunit NirB has product MVAHRLVEALRARDGAAAWRITVLAEEPRRPYDRVALTSYFSARDPEELALGEPRMWDDPLVELHTDRAVERIDPVARQAVDRLGHVWDYDELVLATGSSAAVPPIPGHELPGVFVYRTVDDVAALRGWVEDKRRANAEHATGGFTRPVRGAVIGGGLLGLEAAGALRALGAQANVVQFGTHLMDAQIDLGGGEALRRLIGALDISVRTSTATAAMKPSRRTGHVGRLEFDGGTRLDVDVVVLATGVRPRDELARAAGLAIGERGGAVVDDACRTSAPHVWAVGEVACIDGRCLGLVAPGYAMAEVVADRLLGGAATFPGADTATKLKLQGVDVASFGDAFASTPGSMELVHADPAAGVYSKLVLSDDARTLLGGVFVGDVSPYASLRPMVGSELPGDPGSFLLPASVAGARAADLELPDDATVCSCNNVSAGTIRAAVTEHECTDVAGVKACTRAGTSCGSCLPLVKKLTTTQLERAGVAVSNALCEHFELSRAQLFDAVRVAELHTFSEIVARFGRTAEDAVDTRTAGTLPSRGCDICKPVVASILASLGNGHILSGEQATLQDTNDHVLANLQKDGTYSVVPRIPGGEVTPDGLVAIGEVARDFGLYTKITGGQRIDMFGARIEQLPQIWARLVEHGFESGHAYGKALRTVKSCVGSTWCRYGVQDSVGLAVELELRYRGLRSPHKLKLGVSGCARECAEARGKDVGVIATDKGWNVYVGGNGGFTPKHARLLAEDLDTATLVRTIDRFLMYYVRTADRLQRTAAWIDEVDGGLDGVRAVVLDDSLGIAADLDAAMVAHVEAYEDEWRAVLADPEKLRRFGSFVNAPTTPDPDLAYVAERGQPRPATATERQSVVIAPARLEVRG; this is encoded by the coding sequence ATGGTCGCGCACCGGCTCGTCGAGGCGCTCCGTGCCCGCGACGGCGCCGCCGCCTGGCGCATCACCGTCCTCGCCGAGGAGCCGCGCCGCCCGTACGACCGGGTCGCGCTCACGTCGTACTTCTCGGCGCGCGACCCCGAGGAGCTGGCGCTCGGCGAGCCGCGGATGTGGGACGACCCGCTCGTCGAGCTCCACACCGACCGCGCCGTGGAACGCATCGACCCGGTCGCCCGCCAGGCGGTCGACCGCCTGGGCCACGTCTGGGACTACGACGAGCTCGTGCTCGCCACGGGGTCCAGCGCGGCCGTCCCGCCGATCCCCGGCCACGAGCTGCCGGGCGTGTTCGTGTACCGCACGGTCGACGACGTCGCCGCGCTGCGCGGCTGGGTCGAGGACAAGCGCCGGGCGAACGCGGAGCACGCGACCGGCGGCTTCACCCGGCCGGTCCGCGGGGCCGTGATCGGCGGCGGGCTCCTGGGGCTCGAGGCGGCAGGCGCGCTGCGCGCCCTGGGGGCGCAGGCGAACGTCGTCCAGTTCGGGACGCATCTCATGGACGCGCAGATCGACCTGGGCGGCGGGGAGGCGCTGCGCCGACTCATCGGGGCGCTGGACATCAGCGTGCGCACGTCCACGGCCACCGCCGCGATGAAGCCGTCCCGTCGGACGGGCCACGTGGGGAGGCTCGAGTTCGACGGCGGCACGCGCCTCGACGTCGATGTCGTCGTCCTCGCGACCGGGGTGCGGCCGCGCGACGAGCTGGCCCGCGCCGCGGGACTCGCGATCGGGGAGCGAGGCGGCGCCGTCGTCGACGACGCCTGCCGCACGTCGGCACCCCACGTGTGGGCGGTCGGGGAGGTCGCGTGCATCGACGGCCGGTGCCTCGGGCTCGTCGCACCCGGGTACGCGATGGCCGAGGTGGTGGCGGACCGGCTGCTCGGCGGAGCTGCGACGTTCCCGGGCGCGGACACCGCGACGAAGCTCAAGCTCCAGGGCGTCGACGTCGCGAGCTTCGGCGACGCGTTCGCCAGCACACCCGGCTCGATGGAGCTGGTGCACGCCGACCCGGCGGCGGGCGTGTACTCGAAGCTGGTGCTCTCCGACGACGCACGGACGCTGCTCGGGGGCGTGTTCGTGGGCGACGTGTCGCCGTACGCATCACTGCGGCCGATGGTCGGCAGCGAGCTCCCGGGGGACCCGGGGTCGTTCCTGCTCCCGGCGTCGGTGGCCGGGGCGCGCGCCGCCGACCTGGAGCTGCCGGACGACGCGACGGTCTGCTCGTGCAACAACGTCTCGGCCGGCACGATCCGCGCGGCCGTCACCGAGCACGAGTGCACGGACGTCGCGGGGGTCAAGGCCTGCACGCGGGCCGGGACGAGCTGCGGGTCGTGCCTCCCGCTCGTGAAGAAGCTCACGACGACGCAGCTCGAGCGGGCCGGCGTCGCCGTCTCGAACGCGCTGTGCGAGCACTTCGAGCTCTCGCGGGCGCAGCTGTTCGACGCCGTCCGGGTGGCGGAGCTGCACACGTTCAGCGAGATCGTCGCGCGGTTCGGGCGGACGGCCGAGGATGCGGTGGATACCCGGACAGCCGGGACGCTGCCGAGCCGCGGCTGCGACATCTGCAAGCCGGTCGTGGCGTCGATCCTGGCGTCGCTCGGCAACGGCCACATCCTCTCCGGCGAGCAGGCGACACTGCAGGACACCAACGACCACGTGCTCGCGAACCTGCAGAAGGACGGCACGTACTCGGTGGTGCCGCGGATCCCGGGCGGGGAGGTCACGCCGGACGGTCTCGTCGCGATCGGGGAGGTGGCGCGGGACTTCGGCCTCTACACGAAGATCACCGGCGGTCAGCGCATCGACATGTTCGGGGCCCGGATCGAGCAGCTGCCGCAGATCTGGGCGCGGCTCGTCGAGCACGGGTTCGAGTCGGGTCACGCCTACGGGAAGGCGCTGCGCACGGTGAAGTCGTGCGTGGGGTCCACGTGGTGCCGGTACGGCGTCCAGGACTCCGTGGGTCTCGCGGTCGAGCTCGAGCTGCGCTACCGAGGCCTGCGCTCCCCGCACAAGCTCAAGCTCGGGGTGTCCGGGTGCGCGCGGGAGTGCGCCGAGGCGCGCGGGAAGGACGTCGGCGTCATCGCGACCGACAAGGGCTGGAACGTGTACGTCGGCGGGAACGGGGGGTTCACGCCGAAGCATGCGCGGCTGCTCGCCGAGGACCTCGACACGGCGACGCTCGTCCGCACGATCGACCGGTTCCTCATGTACTACGTGCGGACCGCCGACCGGCTGCAGCGCACGGCGGCCTGGATCGACGAGGTGGACGGCGGGCTCGACGGCGTCCGCGCCGTGGTGCTGGACGACAGCCTCGGGATCGCGGCCGACCTGGACGCGGCGATGGTCGCCCACGTCGAGGCGTACGAGGACGAGTGGCGCGCCGTGCTCGCCGACCCGGAGAAGCTGCGGCGGTTCGGTTCGTTCGTCAACGCGCCGACGACGCCGGACCCGGACCTGGCGTACGTGGCCGAGCGGGGGCAGCCACGGCCGGCTACCGCAACCGAGCGGCAGTCGGTCGTCATCGCCCCGGCGCGGCTGGAGGTGCGGGGATGA
- a CDS encoding uroporphyrinogen-III synthase, with protein MSAEVEPGSAGRELTQVMAGCTVLVTADRRSSELAAALERRGAEVRHAPALGMIPHVDDSRLLDATRALLEDAPDVVVVTTGIGFRAWVEAADAHGLADDLVQVLAGARLVARGPKARGAIQAVGLTADWVAESETSAEVADLLLGEGVVGLRIAVQHHGAGADGLDVVLAEARAQVISLEVYRWGPAPDPEAVRVSVHAAADGEIDAVVFTSAPGAEAWLGAAEAEGVGAEVVARLASGAMVAAAVGPITAKPLERRGVRPLQPDRGRLGALVRTLIAHYEQAETYALCTTAGRLLIRSRVAVLDGRVLGLSPSGLEVLRTLAAAHGDVVSRDAVLEALPGESRDPHAAEVAIARLRESTGAPGLVRTVVKRGYRLELAG; from the coding sequence GTGAGCGCGGAGGTCGAGCCGGGGAGCGCCGGGCGCGAGCTCACGCAGGTGATGGCCGGGTGCACGGTGCTGGTGACGGCGGACCGGCGCTCCTCGGAGCTGGCGGCGGCGCTCGAGCGGCGCGGCGCGGAGGTTCGGCATGCGCCGGCGCTCGGGATGATCCCGCACGTCGACGACTCCCGGCTGCTCGATGCCACGCGCGCGCTCCTCGAGGACGCGCCGGACGTCGTCGTCGTCACCACCGGGATCGGGTTCCGGGCCTGGGTCGAGGCGGCTGACGCGCACGGGCTCGCGGACGACCTCGTGCAGGTCCTCGCCGGGGCGCGGCTCGTGGCGCGTGGACCGAAGGCGCGTGGGGCGATCCAGGCGGTGGGGCTGACGGCGGACTGGGTGGCCGAGTCGGAGACGTCGGCCGAGGTGGCGGACCTGCTCCTCGGCGAGGGCGTGGTCGGGCTGCGGATCGCCGTCCAGCACCACGGTGCCGGGGCGGACGGGCTCGACGTCGTGCTCGCCGAGGCACGCGCCCAGGTGATCAGCCTCGAGGTGTACCGGTGGGGGCCGGCGCCGGACCCGGAGGCGGTGCGGGTCTCGGTGCACGCGGCGGCGGACGGGGAGATCGACGCCGTCGTGTTCACGTCGGCGCCCGGCGCGGAGGCGTGGCTCGGCGCGGCGGAGGCCGAGGGCGTGGGTGCGGAGGTGGTCGCGCGGCTGGCGTCGGGCGCCATGGTGGCGGCGGCGGTCGGTCCGATCACGGCGAAGCCGCTCGAGCGCCGCGGCGTGAGGCCGTTGCAGCCGGACCGCGGGCGGCTCGGAGCGCTCGTGCGGACGCTGATCGCCCACTACGAGCAGGCGGAGACGTACGCCCTGTGCACGACCGCCGGGCGACTCCTCATCCGCTCTCGGGTCGCGGTGCTGGACGGGCGCGTGCTCGGACTCTCGCCCAGCGGGCTCGAGGTGCTCCGGACCCTCGCGGCCGCGCACGGCGACGTCGTCTCGCGGGACGCGGTGCTCGAGGCGCTGCCCGGCGAGTCGCGCGACCCGCACGCGGCCGAGGTCGCGATCGCCCGGCTGCGGGAGTCGACCGGGGCGCCGGGGCTCGTGCGCACCGTCGTGAAGCGGGGCTACCGGTTGGAGCTGGCGGGATGA
- a CDS encoding sirohydrochlorin chelatase, producing the protein MGDEARPPVLVGCSHGTDDPAGRAVVRALLDDVRRAAPGLDVREAFVDVQEPAVADVVRDVANDGGDAVVVPLLLSGGYHVHVDVAQAVRRDAERPGASSAESGRSAASGPLGPDGRLVAILADRLHEAGLGPGDGVVLAAAGSSDARSSGDVEAVAGALSLTLARPVEVGYGSIARPSVPEAVAAARAGLPEGGRVVVAAYLLAPGFFLDKVRAAGADVVTAPLAPDRRLTAIVLDRYSGVVASA; encoded by the coding sequence GTGGGCGACGAGGCGCGGCCGCCGGTTCTCGTGGGGTGCTCGCACGGCACCGACGACCCGGCCGGGCGAGCGGTCGTGCGCGCCCTGCTCGACGACGTCCGCCGCGCCGCCCCCGGCCTGGACGTGCGCGAGGCGTTCGTCGACGTGCAGGAGCCGGCGGTGGCCGACGTCGTACGGGACGTCGCGAACGACGGCGGGGACGCCGTCGTCGTCCCGCTGCTGTTGTCCGGCGGGTACCACGTGCACGTGGACGTCGCGCAGGCGGTGCGGAGGGACGCCGAGAGGCCCGGCGCGTCGTCGGCGGAGAGCGGCCGGTCCGCGGCGTCGGGACCGCTCGGGCCGGACGGGCGCCTCGTGGCGATCCTCGCGGACCGGCTCCACGAGGCCGGGCTCGGGCCGGGCGACGGCGTGGTGCTCGCCGCCGCAGGGTCGAGCGACGCGCGTTCGTCGGGCGACGTCGAGGCCGTCGCCGGCGCGCTGTCGCTGACGCTCGCCCGGCCGGTCGAGGTGGGGTACGGCTCGATCGCACGGCCGTCGGTGCCGGAGGCCGTGGCGGCGGCGCGGGCGGGGCTGCCGGAGGGCGGGCGGGTCGTCGTCGCGGCATACCTGCTGGCGCCGGGGTTCTTCCTCGACAAGGTGCGGGCGGCGGGCGCCGACGTCGTCACGGCGCCGCTCGCGCCCGACCGGCGGCTCACCGCGATCGTGCTCGACCGGTACTCCGGGGTGGTGGCGTCCGCCTGA
- a CDS encoding DinB family protein — MTSEQERAALLLALGSARRHVLDQAAGMDEAQLRAVVAPSGWSTLGLLRHLTLSDERYWFEVVVAGGPLDFWPEGPNGDWVVADDEDPDAVLTAYRHAIATSDRILAGVDLDAPPRRPEPGWADSGAFPTVRSVVLHVIVETSTHAGQLDLVREVLDGHQHLVL, encoded by the coding sequence ATGACATCGGAGCAGGAGCGAGCTGCGCTCCTCCTCGCCCTCGGCTCGGCGCGCCGGCACGTCCTGGACCAGGCGGCCGGCATGGACGAGGCTCAGCTGCGCGCGGTGGTGGCGCCGTCCGGCTGGTCGACGTTGGGGCTGCTTCGGCACCTGACGCTCTCGGACGAGCGGTACTGGTTCGAGGTGGTCGTCGCCGGGGGACCGCTGGACTTCTGGCCGGAGGGTCCGAACGGCGACTGGGTCGTCGCCGACGACGAGGATCCCGACGCGGTCCTGACGGCCTACCGCCACGCGATCGCGACGTCGGACCGCATCCTCGCCGGGGTCGACCTCGACGCTCCGCCGCGGCGGCCCGAGCCCGGGTGGGCGGACTCCGGCGCCTTTCCGACCGTCCGGTCCGTCGTGCTGCACGTGATCGTCGAGACGAGCACGCACGCGGGCCAGCTGGACCTGGTGCGCGAGGTTCTGGACGGGCACCAGCACCTCGTGCTCTGA
- a CDS encoding helix-turn-helix domain-containing protein, whose amino-acid sequence MPDDAAMYEERRLDSPHIECVWQARAVRDERYLAPAVEYWDLWFARRPGGEVLAGLSGPSLGHRWIASAVGEHVWGVQLRAHVVVPGLSKQLVLGAERRLPVRDGHVEITRHRVPLPEFGELTTFVDQLLDLGIVRSDDAVRRALSGDDAGYSERHWQRRVRASTGLTRKQIAQLVRAREAFALLQQGVPPAECATLCGYADQAHLTRSLRVFHGQTPARILATG is encoded by the coding sequence GTGCCGGACGACGCCGCGATGTACGAGGAGCGGCGGCTCGACTCACCGCACATCGAGTGCGTGTGGCAGGCGCGTGCGGTTCGCGACGAGCGGTATCTCGCGCCCGCGGTCGAGTACTGGGACCTCTGGTTCGCGCGGCGGCCGGGCGGTGAGGTGCTCGCTGGTCTGTCCGGCCCGAGCCTCGGACACCGGTGGATCGCGTCGGCCGTGGGCGAGCACGTGTGGGGGGTGCAGCTGCGTGCCCACGTCGTCGTGCCCGGCCTGAGCAAACAGCTCGTGCTGGGGGCAGAGCGTCGTCTCCCGGTCCGTGACGGGCACGTCGAGATCACGCGACATCGTGTCCCCCTCCCGGAGTTCGGCGAGCTCACGACGTTCGTCGACCAGCTGCTGGACCTGGGCATCGTGCGTTCCGACGATGCCGTACGTCGCGCGCTGTCCGGCGACGACGCCGGCTACTCGGAGCGGCACTGGCAGCGTCGGGTCCGCGCGTCGACGGGTCTCACCCGCAAGCAGATCGCGCAGCTGGTCCGTGCGCGGGAGGCGTTCGCGCTGCTCCAGCAGGGCGTCCCTCCGGCGGAGTGCGCGACGCTGTGCGGGTACGCCGACCAGGCCCACCTGACGAGGTCGCTGCGGGTGTTCCACGGGCAGACGCCCGCGCGCATCCTCGCCACCGGTTGA
- the cobA gene encoding uroporphyrinogen-III C-methyltransferase: MTTLLGLDVAGRTVLVAGGGPVAARRARALLDDGARVRLVAPEVCEDLAELVAAGTLDWSARDVAPADLDGAWLVLAATGSAAANRELAAWAEAARVWCVNAGAAHEGSARTPATTRSGDVLVGVVTDARAAAADPGRSRAVRDRIAATLADGVDQRRRRPGPGRVVLVGGGPGAVDLLTLRGRRELAQADVVVADRLGPRGVLAELPAGVEIVEVGKTPGHHPVPQHEINAILVERARRGQRVVRLKGGDPFVYGRGGEEVLACREAGVDVDVVPGVSSALAVPALAGIPLTHRGSVAALHVVTGHAGLDDVALACVRDRAATLVVLMGVSNLARIATEALAAGADAATPVAVVESGSTPQQRVTRGRLDDIADVARRARVRAPAVIVVGDVAAPGVLEAAS, from the coding sequence ATGACGACGCTCCTCGGGCTGGACGTCGCCGGCCGCACGGTGCTCGTCGCGGGCGGTGGGCCGGTGGCCGCGCGCCGGGCGCGGGCGCTGCTGGACGACGGGGCGCGGGTGCGGCTCGTGGCCCCCGAGGTGTGCGAGGACCTGGCGGAGCTCGTGGCGGCGGGAACGCTGGACTGGTCGGCACGGGACGTGGCCCCCGCGGACCTGGACGGGGCGTGGCTGGTCCTCGCCGCGACCGGCTCGGCGGCCGCGAACCGGGAGCTCGCGGCGTGGGCCGAGGCGGCGCGCGTGTGGTGCGTCAACGCGGGCGCCGCGCACGAGGGGAGCGCGCGGACGCCGGCGACGACGCGCAGCGGCGACGTGCTCGTCGGCGTCGTGACCGACGCGCGCGCCGCGGCGGCCGACCCCGGCCGGTCGCGAGCCGTGCGCGACCGCATCGCGGCGACGCTGGCCGACGGCGTCGACCAGCGTCGCCGGCGGCCCGGACCCGGCCGCGTCGTCCTCGTCGGCGGCGGCCCGGGCGCCGTCGACCTCCTCACGCTGCGCGGGCGGCGCGAGCTCGCGCAGGCGGACGTCGTCGTCGCCGACCGGCTCGGGCCACGCGGCGTGCTCGCGGAGCTGCCGGCCGGCGTCGAGATCGTCGAGGTGGGCAAGACGCCCGGACACCACCCGGTGCCGCAGCACGAGATCAACGCCATCCTGGTCGAGCGCGCGCGGCGCGGGCAGCGCGTGGTACGGCTCAAGGGCGGCGACCCGTTCGTGTACGGACGCGGCGGCGAGGAGGTGCTCGCGTGCCGGGAGGCGGGGGTCGACGTCGACGTCGTCCCGGGTGTGAGCAGCGCGCTCGCGGTGCCCGCGCTGGCCGGGATTCCGCTCACGCACCGGGGGAGCGTCGCGGCGCTGCACGTCGTCACCGGCCACGCCGGACTCGACGACGTCGCGCTCGCGTGCGTCCGCGACCGCGCGGCCACGCTCGTGGTGCTCATGGGCGTGTCCAACCTCGCGCGGATCGCCACCGAGGCGCTCGCGGCGGGGGCCGACGCCGCGACACCGGTCGCCGTCGTCGAGAGCGGATCGACACCGCAGCAGCGGGTGACGCGCGGACGGCTCGACGACATCGCCGACGTCGCCCGGCGTGCCCGGGTGCGCGCGCCGGCGGTGATCGTGGTCGGGGACGTCGCCGCGCCTGGTGTGCTCGAGGCCGCGTCGTGA
- the nirD gene encoding nitrite reductase small subunit NirD → MSAATPGTTTAALATSVTWHAVCRVSDLAVERGAAALLDGVQVALFRLTDDRVLAVQQRDPYSGANVISRGIVGTRGGVPTVAGPMYKQVFDLATGRCLDTVGRDPLPGEAADLVTYPTEVTDGVVHVGQPG, encoded by the coding sequence ATGAGTGCCGCGACACCAGGCACGACGACGGCGGCGCTCGCCACGTCCGTGACGTGGCACGCGGTGTGTCGCGTGTCGGATCTCGCCGTGGAGCGCGGGGCGGCCGCGCTGCTGGACGGCGTTCAGGTCGCGCTGTTCCGGCTCACCGACGACCGCGTGCTCGCCGTGCAGCAGCGTGACCCGTACAGCGGGGCGAACGTCATCTCGCGAGGCATCGTGGGGACGCGAGGCGGCGTACCGACGGTGGCGGGCCCGATGTACAAGCAGGTCTTCGACCTCGCCACCGGCCGGTGCCTCGACACGGTCGGCCGCGACCCGCTCCCCGGCGAGGCCGCGGATCTGGTGACGTATCCGACCGAGGTGACGGACGGCGTCGTCCACGTGGGGCAGCCCGGATGA
- a CDS encoding VOC family protein: protein MSIPAAPDGYATVNPFIITRGAEELTRFVIDVFGGTERPEARTVDDDGLLLQGEVVVGTTTIMLAERKPDWPFTPSLLQVYVDDLEATLERALERGATLVTRPTDFFGTQFARVQDPSANLWWIWQHGELAWDSGADAEAWDGDAPAEEWGSASPELAYIHDTLLDAMRALKDPTA, encoded by the coding sequence ATGTCGATCCCCGCAGCGCCCGACGGCTACGCCACCGTCAACCCGTTCATCATCACGCGCGGTGCGGAGGAGCTCACGCGCTTCGTCATCGACGTCTTCGGTGGCACGGAGCGCCCGGAAGCACGCACCGTCGACGACGACGGCCTGCTCCTGCAGGGCGAGGTCGTGGTCGGCACGACGACCATCATGCTCGCGGAGCGCAAGCCCGACTGGCCCTTCACGCCCAGCCTGCTGCAGGTCTACGTGGACGACCTCGAGGCGACCCTCGAGCGGGCGCTCGAGCGCGGCGCCACGCTCGTCACGCGACCGACGGACTTCTTCGGCACGCAGTTCGCTCGCGTCCAGGACCCGAGCGCGAACCTCTGGTGGATCTGGCAGCACGGCGAGCTCGCGTGGGACTCCGGCGCCGATGCGGAAGCCTGGGACGGGGACGCGCCGGCCGAGGAATGGGGCAGCGCCTCGCCCGAGCTCGCCTACATCCACGACACGCTGCTCGACGCGATGCGCGCGCTGAAGGACCCCACCGCCTGA
- a CDS encoding FAD-dependent oxidoreductase, producing the protein MSGAATTTPEPLRVVVVGNGMVGSRLAADLLARTDQVDVTVLGAEEYAPYNRVLLSDVVAGRRDLADLALPEAHERAHVRLGAEVIAIDRSTRTVLTAGAAYPYDALVLATGAQARIPDVPGLESALPAGVRALRTLDDARDVVAATLSSRCAVVVGGGVLGVEAACGLARRGLDVTLVHPGPTPMERQLDAAAGAVLERSLGELGVTTVTGAATRAVRAGGGRVQSVVVEGVAPDGEGRRAWDVRADLVVLACGTTPETRLASSAGLSVARGVVVGPDLASPDDPHVFAIGDCAQPPEGGTGLIAQGWDQARRLATALADLAGAAEVGPGASRAASRGPVSRGPASPDRPSMAWRLGTRVVVRTLEEPGARGTDVVRVKAPGLDVVTMGVCGGAAREPGQRSVALSDPASGRHVEVVVADGLLVGATCVGAPDVGADLASAYTRRTPVPADPAHLLLRPVAASTAPVSSPEHMPDAARVCTCNGVTKGDVAACVRSGARSVEDVARATRATTGCGTCRDAVCGLVEFLADRALTTAATFA; encoded by the coding sequence GTGAGCGGCGCAGCGACGACGACGCCGGAACCGCTGCGCGTCGTCGTCGTGGGCAACGGGATGGTCGGGTCCCGGCTGGCAGCCGACCTGCTCGCCCGGACGGATCAGGTCGACGTCACGGTGCTCGGCGCCGAGGAGTACGCCCCGTACAACCGGGTGCTGCTGAGCGACGTCGTCGCCGGGCGGCGCGACCTCGCCGACCTGGCGCTGCCCGAGGCGCACGAGCGTGCGCACGTGCGGCTCGGCGCCGAGGTCATCGCGATCGACCGCAGCACGCGCACGGTCCTCACGGCCGGCGCCGCGTACCCGTACGACGCGCTCGTGCTCGCGACGGGCGCTCAGGCGCGGATCCCGGACGTGCCGGGCCTCGAGAGCGCCCTGCCGGCCGGGGTCCGTGCCCTGCGGACGCTCGACGACGCGCGCGACGTCGTGGCGGCGACGCTCAGCTCGCGCTGCGCCGTCGTCGTCGGGGGCGGGGTGCTCGGCGTGGAGGCGGCGTGCGGCCTGGCGCGGCGCGGGCTCGACGTCACGCTCGTGCACCCGGGGCCGACGCCGATGGAGCGCCAGCTCGACGCGGCGGCCGGGGCGGTGCTCGAACGCTCGCTGGGCGAGCTCGGCGTCACCACCGTGACGGGTGCCGCCACGCGGGCGGTGCGCGCGGGCGGCGGTCGGGTGCAGAGCGTGGTGGTCGAGGGCGTCGCTCCCGACGGCGAGGGCCGCCGCGCGTGGGACGTCCGGGCCGACCTCGTGGTGCTCGCGTGCGGGACGACGCCGGAGACGCGCCTCGCGTCCTCCGCGGGGCTGAGCGTGGCGCGCGGCGTCGTCGTCGGCCCCGACCTGGCGAGCCCGGACGACCCCCACGTGTTCGCGATCGGGGACTGCGCGCAGCCGCCCGAGGGCGGCACCGGGCTCATCGCGCAGGGCTGGGACCAGGCGCGGAGGTTGGCGACGGCGCTGGCGGACCTGGCCGGTGCCGCGGAGGTGGGGCCGGGCGCGTCGCGCGCGGCGTCCCGCGGCCCGGTGTCCCGCGGCCCGGCGTCGCCGGACCGGCCCAGCATGGCCTGGCGCCTCGGCACCCGGGTGGTGGTCCGCACGCTCGAGGAGCCCGGCGCCCGCGGGACCGACGTCGTGCGCGTCAAGGCGCCGGGGCTCGACGTCGTCACGATGGGCGTGTGCGGCGGCGCCGCCCGCGAGCCGGGCCAGAGATCGGTGGCGCTCAGCGACCCGGCGTCCGGGCGGCACGTCGAGGTCGTCGTGGCTGACGGGCTGCTCGTCGGCGCCACGTGCGTGGGCGCCCCCGACGTCGGCGCCGACCTCGCGTCCGCCTACACGCGGCGCACCCCGGTCCCGGCCGATCCCGCGCACCTGCTGCTGCGCCCGGTGGCGGCGTCGACGGCGCCGGTGTCCAGCCCCGAGCACATGCCGGACGCCGCGCGCGTGTGCACGTGCAACGGCGTGACCAAGGGCGACGTCGCCGCGTGCGTGCGCTCGGGCGCGCGCAGCGTGGAGGACGTCGCGCGGGCCACGCGTGCGACGACCGGCTGCGGCACGTGCCGTGACGCGGTGTGCGGACTCGTCGAGTTCCTCGCGGACCGCGCCCTCACGACGGCGGCCACGTTCGCGTGA